The genomic DNA AAGAAGGCAAGCAGGCCGAGTTCCTGCTTCACGACACTTGCCCCTGGAAACTCATAGAACGAATCGGCGTGATTGATGAGCCGACAGCGGAGCGGGTCAACACGATTCTCAGGCAGAACAGGCATCGGCCCGGCGTTAGCGTTCAGCCTGATTGGTACTATTGAAACATACGGGAGATAAGGCCATGATTGATCTGAAAAAAGACGACATTCTGACCGCGGACGTAGAGGCCTTGGTCAATACGGTAAATTGCGTCGGCGTTATGGGGCGCGGTATTGCGCTTCAGTTCCGCAAGGCCTTTCCGGAGAACTTCAAGGAGTATCAGGCTGTTTGCGAGAGGGGTGAATTGAAACCCGGCAAGATGTTCGTTCATGAGCAAGGCCAACTGACGAATCCGCATTACATTATCAATTTCCCCACCAAGGACCATTGGAAGGGCAAGAGCCGGCTTGAGTATGTCGATGCAGGATTGGAGGCGCTGATAAAGGAAGTGCGGCAGCGAGGCATTAGCTCGATCGCTATTCCACCGTTGGGCTGCGGCCTGGGCGGACTGAAGTGGAGTGATGTGCGACCGCGCATCGAACGCGCTTTTGAATCCATGCCCGATGTGCGTGTGCTGCTCTACGAACCGAAAGGAGCTCCGCAAGCTTCCGACATGGTCAAAACAGCGCAAAGACCGAAGATAACCGTTGGGCGAGCCGCTTTGCTCGGGCTGATGAATCAATACCTGAATGCCTTAATGGATCCTTTTGTATCGCTGCTCGAAATTCACAAGCTTATGTATTTCATGCAGGAAGCCGGCGAAAAGTTGAAGCTCCGATACAGCAAGGGTCTTTACGGCCCCTATTCCGAGAACCTTCGCCATGTGCTCAGCCTCATTGAAGGACACTTCATCCAGGGCTATGCCGATGCAGAAGACAACCCGCAGAAACAAATCGAATTGCTTCCTGGATCGGCCGACCACGCAATGACATTGCTTGCGCGCCATGCTGAAACTCGCAAACACTTTGACCGGGTGACAGACCTGGTGAAAGGATTTGAGACGCCTTTTGGCATGGAGCTGCTTTCAACCGTTCACTGGGTTGCTATACGCGAGGAATGTGTCACTGTGGATCAAGCCATCGAGAAGACGCATGCATGGAACCCCAGAAAGCAAATGTTTGAACCGGAGCATATCCGGATTGCCTGGAATGTTCTTCAGCAGAAGGGCTGGCTGTCCAAGGTCAGTTGAGGCCGAGTCCTTGGAGCGGAATATCCTCTCCGTCTTTCTTGTTGATAGAACTCTGCTCTTTTGCCAAGCCATCTTTTACTTGATGGGCATTTGTATTGTGTAGTTGTCAGGCAGATGGGGATGAAAGGTTTCCTAATAACTGCTTATCCCACAGACAAGGTAAAGGAAGGAGATGTTATATGGACAAAGTAGTGGTTTACTATCACAAGGATTCGGACACGATGGATATCTGGTTCGGAAATCCCGAGGACGAAGTTATATGTGAAGAGGCAGGAGAGGGTATTATCTTCAAGAAGGATAAAAATGGAAAGACCATCGGGATAGAAAAGCTATATGTCAGCAAGACTGCCGGTATTGACAAGCCGTT from Nitrospirae bacterium CG2_30_53_67 includes the following:
- a CDS encoding Appr-1-p processing protein, with the protein product MIDLKKDDILTADVEALVNTVNCVGVMGRGIALQFRKAFPENFKEYQAVCERGELKPGKMFVHEQGQLTNPHYIINFPTKDHWKGKSRLEYVDAGLEALIKEVRQRGISSIAIPPLGCGLGGLKWSDVRPRIERAFESMPDVRVLLYEPKGAPQASDMVKTAQRPKITVGRAALLGLMNQYLNALMDPFVSLLEIHKLMYFMQEAGEKLKLRYSKGLYGPYSENLRHVLSLIEGHFIQGYADAEDNPQKQIELLPGSADHAMTLLARHAETRKHFDRVTDLVKGFETPFGMELLSTVHWVAIREECVTVDQAIEKTHAWNPRKQMFEPEHIRIAWNVLQQKGWLSKVS
- a CDS encoding DUF2283 domain-containing protein, producing the protein MDKVVVYYHKDSDTMDIWFGNPEDEVICEEAGEGIIFKKDKNGKTIGIEKLYVSKTAGIDKPFPFELVVA